In Rattus norvegicus strain BN/NHsdMcwi chromosome 3, GRCr8, whole genome shotgun sequence, a genomic segment contains:
- the Abca2 gene encoding ATP-binding cassette sub-family A member 2 (The RefSeq protein has 1 substitution compared to this genomic sequence): MGFLHQLQLLLWKNVTLKRRSPWVLAFEIFIPLVLFFILLGLRQKKPTISVKEAFYTAAPLTSAGILPVMQSLCPDGQRDEFGFLQYANSTVTQLLERLNRVVEESNLFDPERPSLGSELEALHQRLEALSSGPGTWESHSARPAVSSFSLDSVARDKRELWRFLMQNLSLPNSTAQALLAARVDPSEVYRLLFGPLPDLDGKLGFLRKQEPWSHLGSNPLFQMEELLLAPALLEQLTCAPGSGELGRILTMPEGHQVDLQGYRDAVCSGQATARAQHFSDLATELRNQLDIAKIAQQLGFNVPNGSDPQPQAPSPQSLQALLGDLLDVQKVLQDVDVLSALALLLPQGACAGRAPAPQAGSPSGPANSTGVGANTGPNTTVEEGTQSPVTPASPDTLQGQCSAFVQLWAGLQPILCGNNRTIEPEALRRGNMSSLGFTSKEQRNLGLLVHLMTSNPKILYAPAGSEADHVILKANETFAFVGNVTHYAQVWLNISAEIRSFLEQGRLQQHLHWLQQYVADLRLHPEAMNLSLDELPPALRLDYFSLPNGTALLQQLDTIDNAACGWIQFMSKVSVDIFKGFPDEESIVNYTLNQAYQDNVTVFASVIFQTRKDGSLPPHVHYKIRQNSSFTEKTNEIRRAYWRPGPNTGGRFYFLYGFVWIQDMIERAIINTFVGHDVVEPGNYVQMFPYPCYTRDDFLFVIEHMMPLCMVISWVYSVAMTIQHIVAEKEHRLKEVMKTMGLNNAVHWVAWFITGFVQLSISVTALTAILKYGQVLMHSHVLIIWLFLAVYAVATIMFCFLVSVLYSKAKLASACGGIIYFLSYVPYMYVAIREEVAHDKITAFEKCIASLMSTTAFGLGSKYFALYEVAGVGIQWHTFSQSPVEGDDFNLLLAVTMLMVDTVVYGVLTWYIEAVHPGMYGLPRPWYFPLQKSYWLGSGRTETWEWSWPWAHAPRLSVMEEDQACAMESRHFEETRGMEEEPTHLPLVVCVDKLTKVYKNDKKLALNKLSLNLYENQVVSFLGHNGAGKTTTMSILTGLFPPTSGSATIYGHDIRTEMDEIRKNLGMCPQHNVLFDQLTVEEHLWFYSRLKSMAQEEIRKEMDKMIEDLELSNKRHSLVQTLSGGMKRKLSVAIAFVGGSRAIILDEPTAGVDPYARRAIWDLILKYKPGRTILLSTHHMDEADLLGDRIAIISHGKLKCCGSPLFLKGAYGDGYRLTLVKRPAEPGTSQEPGMASSPSGRPQLSNCSEMQVSQFIRKHVASSLLVSDTSTELSYILPSEAVKKGAFERLFQQLEHSLDALHLSSFGLMDTTLEEVFLKVSEEDQSLENSEADVKESRKDALPGAEGLTAVESQAGNLARCSELAQSQASLQSASSVGSARGDEGAGYTDGYGDYRPLFDNLQDPDSVSLQEAEMEALARVGQGSRKLEGWWLKMRQFHGLLVKRFHCARRNSKALCSQILLPAFFVCVAMTVALSVPEIGDLPPLVLSPSQYHNYTQPRGNFIPYANEERREYRLRLSPDASPQQLVSTFRLPSGVGATCVLKSPANGSLGPMLNLSSGESRLLAARFFDSMCLESFTQGLPLSNFVPPPPSPAPSDSPLSPDEDSLLAWNTSLPPTAGPETWTWAPSLPRLVHEPVRCTCSAQGTGFSCPSSVGGHPPQMRVVTGDILTDITGHNVSEYLLFTSDRFRLHRYGAITFGNIQKSIPAPIGTRTPLMVRKIAVRRVAQVLYNNKGYHSMPTYLNSLNNAILRANLPKSKGNPAAYGITVTNHPMNKTSASLSLDYLLQGTDVVIAIFIIVAMSFVPASFVVFLVAEKSTKAKHLQFVSGCNPVIYWLANYVWDMLNYLVPATCCIIILFVFDLPAYTSPTNFPAVLSLFLLYGWSITPIMYPASFWFEVPSSAYVFLIVINLFIGITATVATFLLQLFEHDKDLKVVNSYLKSCFLIFPNYNLGHGLMEIAYNEYINEYYAKIGQFDKMKSPFEWDIVTRGLVAMTVEGFVGFFLTIMCQYNFLRQPQRLPVSTKPVEDDVDVASERQRVLRGDADNDMVKIENLTKVYKSRKIGRILAVDRLCLGVRPGECFGLLGVNGAGKTSTFKMLTGDESTTGGEAFVNGHSVLKDLLQVQQSLGYCPQFDALFDELTAREHLQLYTRLRGIPWKDEAQVVRWALEKLELTKCADKPAGSYSGGNKRKLSTAIALIGYPAFIFLDEPTTGMDPKARRFLWNLILDLIKTGRSVVLTSHSMEECEAVCTRLAIMVNGRLRCLGSIQHLKNRFGDGYMITVRTKSSQNVKDVVRFFNRNFPEAMLKERHHTKVQYQLKSEHISLAQVFSKMEHVVGVLGIEDYSVSQTTLDNVFVNFAKKQSDNVEQQEAEPSTLPSPLGLLSLLRPRPAPTELRALVADEPEDLDTEDEGLISFEEERAQLSFNTDTLC, encoded by the exons ATGGGCTTCCTGCaccagctgcagctgctgctcTGGAAGAACGTGACGCTGAAGCGCCGGAGCCCG TGGGTCCTGGCGTTTGAGATCTTCATCCCCCTTGTCCTCTTCTTCATCCTGTTGGGACTGCGGCAGAAGAAGCCCACCATCTCTGTGAAGGAAG CTTTCTACACGGCAGCACCGCTGACATCGGCCGGCATCCTGCCTGTCATGCAGTCGCTTTGCCCTGATGGCCAGCGTGATGAGTTTGGCTTCCTGCAGTATGCCAACTCCAC GGTCACCCAGCTTCTGGAACGCCTCAACCGTGTAGTGGAAGAGAGCAACTTGTTTGACCCAGAGCGACCTAGCCTGGGCTCAGAGCTTGAGGCACTGCACCAACGTCTGGAGGCCCTCAGCTCGGGCCCTGGCACCTGGGAGAGCCACTCAGCTAGACCTGCAG TTTCATCCTTCTCTCTGGACTCGGTGGCCAGGGACAAAAGAGAGCTTTGGCGTTTCCTGATGCAGAACCTGTCACTGCCCAACAGCACGGCCCAGGCCCTCCTGGCTGCCCGTGTAGACCCTTCTGAG GTCTATCGCTTGCTTTTTGGTCCTTTACCTGACCTGGATGGAAAGTTGGGGTTCCTCAGGAAGCAGGAGCCCTGGAGTCACCTGGGTAGCAATCCTCTGTTCCAAATGGAG GAGCTGCTGCTGGCTCCTGCCCTTTTGGAGCAACTCACATGTGCTCCAGGCTCTGGGGAGCTGGGCCGGATTCTTACCATGCCTGAGGGTCATCAGGTAGACCTTCAGGGCTACCGGGATGCTGTCTGCAGCGGGCAGGCTACAGCTCGTGCCCAGCATTTCAGTGATCTAGCCACTGAGCTCCGGAACCAGCTGGACATAGCCAAGATTGCCCAGCAG CTGGGCTTCAATGTCCCCAACGGCTCAGATCCACAGCCGCAGGCACCGTCCCCACAGAGTCTGCAGGCACTCTTAGGGGACCTGCTGGATGTCCAGAAGGTTCTACAGGATGTGGATGTCCTATCAGCCCTTGCCCTGCTGCTGCCTCAAGGTGCCTGTGCTGGCCGGGCCCCCGCACCTCAAGCTGGCAGCCCGAGTGGCCCGGCCAACAGCACCGGGGTAGGGGCAAATACAGGTCCCAACACCACCGTTGAGGAGGGCACCCAGTCACCTGTCACCCCAGCCTCTCCGGACACTCTGCAAGGCCAGTGCTCAGCCTTTGTGCAGCTCTGGGCTGGCTTGCAGCCCATCTTGTGTGGCAACAACCG TACCATTGAGCCTGAAGCACTCCGGAGGGGCAACATGAGCTCACTGGGCTTTACGAGCAAAGAACAACGGAACCTGGGCCTTCTTGTGCACCTCATGACCAGCAACCCCAAAATCCTGTATGCACCCGCAGGCTCTGAAGCTGACCATGTTATCCTCAAG GCAAATGAGACCTTTGCCTTTGTGGGCAACGTGACGCACTACGCCCAGGTCTGGCTCAACATCTCCGCAGAGATCCGGAGCTTCCTGGAGCAGGGCAGGCTGCAGCAGCATCTGCACTGGCTGCAGCAG TACGTGGCTGACCTCCGGCTACACCCTGAAGCAATGAACCTGTCACTGGACGAGCTGCCCCCTGCTCTGCGCCTGGACTACTTTTCTCTGCCCAATGGCACAGCCCTTCTGCAGCAGCTAGACACAATAGACAATGCAGCCTGTGGCTGGATCCAGTTCATGTCCAAG GTGAGTGTGGACATCTTCAAGGGGTTTCCTGATGAGGAGAGCATCGTGAACTACACTCTCAATCAGGCCTACCAGGACAATGTTACAGTATTTGCCA GCGTGATTTTCCAGACACGGAAGGATGGTTCCCTCCCCCCACATGTCCATTACAAGATTCGCCAGAACTCAAGCTTCACCGAGAAAACCAACGAGATCCGTCGTGCTTACTGGCGTCCAGGGCCCAACACTGGTGGCCGCTTCTACTTCCTCTACGGCTTCGTCTGGATCCAGG ACATGATAGAACGTGCCATCATCAACACGTTTGTGGGGCACGACGTGGTCGAACCCGGCAACTACGTGCAGATGTTCCCGTACCCCTGCTACACCCGTGACGA CTTCCTGTTTGTCATTGAGCACATGATGCCACTGTGCATGGTGATCTCCTGGGTTTACTCTGTGGCCATGACCATACAGCACATCGTGGCGGAGAAAGAGCATCGGCTAAAGGAG GTGATGAAGACGATGGGCCTGAACAACGCCGTGCACTGGGTGGCCTGGTTCATCACGGGCTTTGTGCAGCTGTCCATCTCCGTGACAGCCCTGACCGCCATCCTCAAGTATGGCCAGGTCCTCATGCACAGCCACGTGCTCATCATATGGCTCTTCCTTGCTGTCTATGCTGTGGCCACTATCATGTTCTG CTTCCTGGTGTCTGTGCTGTACTCTAAGGCCAAGTTGGCCTCGGCCTGCGGCGGCATCATCTACTTCCTGAGCTACGTTCCCTACATGTATGTAGCAATCCGTGAGGAAGTAGCCCACGATAAGATCACTGCCTTCGAGAAGTGCATTGCG tccctgatgTCCACAACAGCCTTCGGCCTGGGTTCCAAGTACTTTGCTCTGTATGAAGTGGCAGGTGTGGGCATCCAGTGGCACACGTTCAGCCAgtccccagtggaaggggatgacTTCAACCTGCTCCTTGCTGTCACCATGCTGATGGTGGACACAGTGGTCTATGGCGTACTCACTTGGTACATTGAGGCTGTGCACCCAG GTATGTATGGGCTGCCCCGGCCCTGGTACTTCCCACTACAGAAGTCCTATTGGCTGGGCAGTGGGCGGACAGAGACCTGGGAGTGGAGCTGGCCATGGGCACACGCACCACGCCTCAGCGTTATGGAGGAGGACCAGGCCTGTGCCATGGAGAGCCGGCACTTCG AGGAGACTCGCGGTATGGAGGAGGAGCCCACCCACCTGCCTTTGGTCGTCTGCGTGGACAAGCTCACCAAGGTCTATAAAAATGACAAGAAGCTGGCCTTAAACAAACTGAGCCTCAATCTCTACGAGAACCAGGTGGTCTCTTTCCTAGGCCATAACGGGGCTGGCAAGACCACTACCAT GTCTATCCTGACTGGACTGTTCCCACCCACGTCGGGCTCAGCCACTATCTATGGCCACGACATCCGCACAGAGATGGATGAGATCCGTAAGAACCTGGGCATGTGCCCACAGCACAACGTGCTCTTTGACCAGCTCACTGTGGAGGAACACCTCTGGTTCTACTCACGCCTCAAAAGCATGGCACAAGAGGAGATCCGCAAAGAGATGGACAA GATGATCGAGGACCTGGAGCTCTCCAACAAGCGCCACTCGCTGGTACAGACGCTGTCTGGAGGCATGAAGCGCAAGCTTTCAGTAGCCATTGCCTTCGTGGGTGGCTCTAGAGCCATTATCTTAGATGAGCCCACAGCTGGCGTGGACCCCTATGCTCGACGTGCCATCTGGGACCTCATTCTGAAGTACAAGCCGG GTCGCACTATCCTCCTGTCCACCCATCACATGGATGAGGCCGACCTGCTGGGGGACCGCATTGCCATCATCTCCCATGGGAAGCTCAAATGCTGCggctctcccctcttcctcaagGGTGCCTACGGCGATGGCTACCGCCTCACACTGGTCAAGCGGCCTGCGGAGCCTGGCACCTCCCAAG agCCAGGGATGGCTTCCAGCCCCTCAGGTCGTCCTCAGCTGAGCAACTGCTCAGAGATGCAAGTGTCCCAGTTCATCCGCAAGCATGTGGCTTCCTCCCTGCTGGTGTCAGACACGAGCACCGAGCTCTCCTACATCCTGCCCAGCGAGGCTGTCAAGAAAGGGGCCTTCGAGCGCCTCTTTCAG CAATTGGAGCACAGCCTGGACGCACTGCATCTGAGCAGTTTTGGGCTGATGGACACAACCCTGGAGGAGGTGTTCCTCAAGGTGTCTGAAGAAGACCAGTCACTGGAGAATAGTGAGGCCG ATGTGAAGGAGTCCCGGAAGGATGCACTGCCTGGGGCAGAGGGCCTGACGGCTGTGGAGAGTCAAGCAGGCAACCTGGCTCGGTGCTCAGAGCTGGCACAGTCCCAGGCTTCACTGCAGTCTGCATCTTCTGTGGGCTCCGCCCGTGGGGATGAGGGTGCTGGCTACACCGACGGCTACGGTGACTACCGTCCCCTCTTTGACAACTTGCAGGACCCAGACAGTGTCAGCTTACAAG AGGCTGAAATGGAGGCCCTGGCTCGGGTAGGCCAGGGCAGCCGCAAGCTAGAGGGCTGGTGGCTGAAGATGCGGCAGTTCCATGGGCTCCTGGTGAAGCGCTTCCACTGTGCTCGCCGGAACTCCAAAGCGCTCTGCTCCCAGATTCTGCTGCCTGCCTTCTTCGTCTGTGTGGCCATGACTGTGGCATTGTCTGTCCCTGAGATCG gtGACCTGCCTCCACTGGTCCTGTCGCCTTCTCAGTACCACAACTATACCCAGCCCCGTGGCAACTTTATCCCCTATGCCAATGAGGAACGCCGCGAGTACCG ATTACGGCTGTCACCTGATGCCAGCCCCCAGCAGTTGGTGAGCACATTCCGGCTGCCCTCTGGTGTGGGTGCCACTTGTGTGCTCAAGTCTCCAGCCAACGGCTCCCTGGGGCCCATGCTGAACTTGAGCAGTGGAGAGTCCCGCCTGCTGGCCGCACGGTTCTTCGACAGTATGTGCCTGGAGTCCTTCACACAGGGGCTGCCACTGTCCAACTTCGTGCCACCCCCACCCTCGCCCGCCCCTTCCGACTCACCCCTGTCCCCGGATGAGGATTCACTGCTAGCCTGGAATACGTCCCTGCCCCCTACTGCTGGACCAG AGACGTGGACGTGGGCGCCTTCTCTGCCACGCCTGGTTCACGAGCCGGTCCGCTGTACCTGCTCTGCACAGGGCACGGGCTTCTCGTGCCCCAGCAGTGTGGGTGGGCACCCACCCCAGATGAGAGTGGTCACGGGGGACATCCTGACTGACATCACCGGCCACAATGTTTCCGAGTACCTGCTCTTCACCTCTGACCGTTTCCGACTGCACCG CTATGGAGCCATCACCTTTGGTAATATCCAGAAGTCCATCCCAGCACCCATTGGTACCCGGACCCCTCTCATGGTCCGGAAGATTGCAGTGCGGAGGGTGGCCCAG GTGCTCTACAACAACAAGGGCTACCACAGCATGCCCACCTACCTCAACAGCCTCAACAATGCCATTCTGCGTGCAAACCTACCCAAAAGCAAGGGCAATCCAGCAGCCTACG GTATCACCGTCACCAACCACCCCATGAACAAGACCAGTGCTAGCCTCTCCCTGGATTACCT ACTGCAGGGCACAGACGTGGTCATCGCCATCTTCATCATTGTGGCCATGTCCTTCGTGCCGGCCAGCTTCGTGGTCTTCCTTGTGGCCGAGAAATCCACCAAGGCCAAACACCTGCAGTTCGTCAGCGGGTGCAACCCTGTCATCTACTGGCTAGCCAACTACGTGTGGGACATG CTCAATTACCTGGTCCCGGCCACCTGCTGCATCATCATCCTCTTCGTGTTTGACTTGCCGGCCTACACGTCACCCACCAACTTCCCCGCGGTGCTCTCCTTGTTCCTGCTCTATGG ATGGTCCATCACACCCATCATGTACCCGGCCTCCTTCTGGTTTGAGGTCCCTAGCTCAGCCTACGTGTTCCTCATCGTCATCAACCTCTTCATTGGCATCACGGCCACAGTGGCCACCTTCCTTCTGCAGCTCTTTGAGCATGACAAG GATCTGAAGGTTGTCAACAGTTACCTGAAaagctgcttcctcatcttccccaactacaacCTGGGCCACGGACTCATGGAGATGGCCTACAACGAATACATCAACGAATACTATGCCAAGATCG GCCAGTTTGACAAGATGAAGTCCCCGTTTGAGTGGGACATTGTCACACGTGGACTGGTGGCCATGACAGTCGAGGGCTTCGTGGGATTCTTTCTCACCATCATGTGTCAATATAACTTCCTACGGCAGCCACA GCGTCTGCCTGTGTCTACTAAACCTGTGGAAGACGATGTAGACGTGGCCAGTGAGCGGCAAAGAGTGCTCCGTGGCGATGCTGACAATGACATGGTCAAGATCGAGAACCTGACTAAG GTGTACAAGTCTCGGAAGATCGGCCGCATCCTGGCAGTGGACCGCCTTTGCCTGGGTGTGCGCCCCGGAGAGTGCTTTGGGCTCCTCGGGGTCAATGGTGCCGGGAAGACCAGCACCTTCAAGATGTTGACTGGAGATGAGAGCACAACAGGGGGCGAGGCCTTTGTCAATGGACACAG TGTGCTCAAGGACCTGCTCCAGGTTCAGCAGAGCCTTGGCTACTGCCCACAGTTCGACGCCCTGTTCGATGAGCTCACGGCTCGCGAACACCTGCAGCTGTATACTCGGCTTCGAGGCATCCCCTGGAAGGATGAGGCGCAG GTGGTGAGGTGGGCCCTGGAGAAGCTGGAGCTGACGAAGTGTGCAGACAAGCCAGCCGGTAGCTACAGTGGGGGCAACAAACGGAAACTTTCCACAGCCATCGCTCTCATTGGGTACCCTGCCTTCATCTTTCTA GACGAGCCCACCACTGGCATGGACCCTAAGGCCCGGCGCTTCCTGTGGAACCTCATTCTGGACCTCATCAAGACAGGACGTTCAGTGGTGCTGACCTCACACag CATGGAGGAATGCGAGGCTGTGTGCACACGGCTGGCCATCATGGTGAATGGACGGCTGCGCTGCCTGGGGAGTATCCAGCACCTCAAGAACAG GTTTGGGGACGGCTACATGATCACTGTAAGGACCAAAAGCAGCCAGAACGTGAAGGATGTGGTGCGGTTCTTCAACCGGAACTTCCCAGAGGCCATGCTCAAG GAACGCCACCATACGAAGGTGCAGTATCAGCTCAAGTCGGAGCACATCTCGCTGGCTCAGGTGTTCAGCAAGATGGAGCACGTGGTCGGTGTACTGGGCATCGAGGACTACTCAGTCAGCCAGACCACTCTGGATAAC GTGTTTGTGAACTTCGCCAAGAAGCAAAGTGACAATGTGGAGCAGCAAGAGGCTGAGCCATCCACCTTGCCGTCCCCCCTTGGACTACTTAGCCTGCTGCGGCCCCGCCCTGCACCCACAGAGCTCCGGGCACTGGTGGCCGATGAGCCTGAGGACCTGGACACGGAGGACGAGGGCCTCATCAGCTTCGAGGAAGAGCGG GCCCAGCTCTCCTTCAACACCGATACGCTCTGCTGA